In Vicia villosa cultivar HV-30 ecotype Madison, WI linkage group LG7, Vvil1.0, whole genome shotgun sequence, the DNA window tcatcccacaaaaaagaggaacaaaacgatttttcgcccgcgacaaggTGGTTTGAAAAATAGGCTAAGGTAGAGAAAAATCATGTAGATTATGTTGTAAGGAGAGTAGATCAAATGAAGAGAAGTCAAACAACTAGAAGTAGAAGAATtcctaaaaaaaactataatagaaactattaagaaagatttcaaaattaatgaattagaattttttttcttcttaaaatttttaattaaagatattttttgaataaaaaaggaaaaacaaaataaGATGAGGGGATGTAAAACCTAACCCATCAAAAACTAGCAAAAAAATATGATAGTTGAACATACCTAACTTATCTCATAAAAACTTTCAAAAGAACAAATAGGAAGTGAATCCCACCAAATTTCATTATCAACAAAAACACGTGTATTGGTTAATTTATCTTCACATGCATTTCCATCTTTGAAAATGTGAGATATGTTGAATCTAAAGAAGTCTATTGTGTATAAATTCTTcttctatttaattaaaagaagCTTAGGGACAATATTTAAATTAGAAAATGCACGAATGTCCAACATCGAGTTAGTTTCAAGCCAAAGATTTTTCCAAATTTTCTTGTTAGCATATTCGATAGCAAGTAAGATTCCATGCAATTAATCTTGAAAGGAGGTGCACACTTCAATCTTAGCTGAGAAAGATCATAAGGATGTTCCTAAATTATCCCTAAATATGTCACACAAGCTAATATTCTAGGATTTCCTCTTGAAACTCAATCAATATTGCACTTAATCCAATTATGACTAGGAAAAATCAATTAACTTATATGATTCTGGTGCGGGAAGAGGTCGATATTTGATATCAAAGAATTTAATAACTGTAAACTCTTGAATTAAAGAGTACATGTGCCCCTTGAAAGAAGTAGATATCATATAGAccaattattaaacatgaaaaatGTCTCTGTCAAAGTCAATGTTATCATTTTGAAATTATATATCATTTCTTGAATGACTAGTTttctaaataattattataatgagTCATGataagattttgaatttgagagCTCCAACTTCTACCAGTAAGTTTGAATTAGCTTTCGTAACTAGTTCTATTAATGCTTACGTCAAAAATCGCTCAATCTAATGCTAGAAAAGTAAAGTGTACATGTATTTAAGAAATAAGTGGAATACAGTTTTTGCATCATAATTATAGAAAGAGCACCTCGAAAccatatttattttcctttaatttaAGTTATCTTCTATTGCAATAACATTATGCATTAGTTTTCAAGTCATTGATGAAGTAGTAAGTGTGTAAGGATGCCAAATAGATTTTGTTTAAGAAGGCTCAGTGTGATTCCTTCTAATATAATTGTAGGCATATTTAAAAGATAGATTGTCATTTGTAGTTCTTGTCCAAATGAGTTTATTAGCAGTAGTATTATCAAATGACAAGTTAATCTTTAAAATGTCTTCAATAATATGAGGAGGCAAAATAGATAAGTCATTATGAATGTTTTAATTGATGTATTGGATAATTAAATTGACCTGAGCAACTTGCATACATTGCTTAAGTGAATTAGATAGGAACATAGTATTGGATATAATATTATGGCAAAATTTTATACTTGTAGACAACTGCACTTAGTTGTGATAAGACTTGGTTATTATATATGCTATTTATCAATTGAAAGCCTTAATTGATTAATGATCAAATGAAATAAGATGaatgattaaatttttaattgaataattatttatatatttagttaattgattttttttaataggcaaagaGATATATTGAACGAAGACGAAGCATAAGGGGTGCTTCACCCGATACAAAAAGAACACTTCCCACTACTCGAAGCAAGTAAGCGGAGAAATGTGTCAAACATGGAAATTACAGATTTTAACTAGCTTACCGCTAGAACATAACCAATTCCAAGAACTGTGCATAATTTCCGACATACAATCTAGGAAGCTAAAGTTACCATCCTTGAAAATTATCGCATTTCGGATCAACCAAATATGCCAACACGTAGCAAGCCAAATAGCTCCAATAATCTTCCTTTTAGCCGGGGAATGAACCTTATCGGATATGAAAGGGAAAGTGATGAAATCTACCAACGAGAAATCCGTAATGCTTCCAAGCcaatcgaaaaccttcaaccaaATCGGTTTAACCACAAGACAACCACCTAGGAGGTGAGCTAGACACTCCTCTTCCACCGAACAAAAGGCGCAATTAATCTCGGCAATTTCCAAAATTCCCTTCTTGAAGAGATGATCTTTGGTTGCTAATCTATCGTGAATTAGTCTCCAACCGAATAAAAGAGATTTTGAAGGAGCATCAATCTTCCAAATAAAAGTTGCAGCTTTAACAACACAAAACAAAAATGGGAGGGCCAGATAGCTTAGAGAAGAACCTGTAATAACACGAAGATATTGAAAAAACCTCCTCCTTATTCAGCTTCCACCAGAACGCGTCATCGCTGCCAGCACAAGGAGCAACCCGATCCAAAATGGCCATCAGCTGCTGCTGACTGTTGCTTACGGTGCTGCTGCTACTGTGAGAAATCTGCAGCACTCGGTCCAAACGTCACTGCCAGCCATCTCCACTAGTCCTCCGCAACAGACATTCCATCCTCCGCTGCCTGCGCGTAAAGATCAGGGAACAGCTCCAATAAAGGCCTCTCGTCCGTTCAGCAGCCATACCAAAACGAAACATTATTGCCACTGTCAACAAAGCACGACATATAAACACAATATAAGTGGATGTCAAGAAAATctatttgtaaataataaaaacgttaatttattttttttaataggcaattgaaTTTAACtagagcaaaagggatgctctacccaaatacagaaataaaacaaaaccgctaaacaaaacaacaaagcGGTTTATTAtgccaaatattaaaattacaaaGCGGAGCACTCTTAAGGCTCGATTCTAACCAAATCCAAGACCGGAAAACAAACTCAGACATACACTCCAGAAAGCTAAAACAAGCATTGTTGAAGATGATATTGTTGCGATTCATCCAAATGGTCCAACACGTTGCTAACCAAAAAcgttaatttataatatatatatatatatatatatatatatatatatatatatatatatatatatatatatatatatatatatatatatatatatatatatatatatatatatatatatatatatatatatatatatatatatatatatatatatatatatatatatatatatatatatatatatcacgatCTCTCATATAAGCAAATTGTATATTATCTCTTATCCCCAACTGAAGAAGACCTAAATATATGAGTTTATGTTTATAAAGAATTACAAACTGATAAGTGTTCGTCAGCCATCTCTCTTTCTTCGTGTCTTTCAAAATTATTGTTATCATTATGTATTGTTCTTTTGCTTTGGATATATCTAGTattcttataattttttatagaTAAATATGTTATATATCTTAAGACTATTTTATATAcagattcatttatttatttaactttcgtgtggaaataaaattaaatttttaatttattcttaCCACGACCACAACCAACCGTTGAATTTgacatattaattattaaattgattTGGAGATACTTTGTAAACTCTAATTGGGACCTGCCAAATTTTATAGAAGAGTTGATTTTGTtgttaaaaagaagaaaaatgatatattttagtttaaaaaatgtAAGAGTCTAGCTCTGCAATCATATTTAAGTCCATATTAAGGTAGGTatactttatttattatattacttcttaagataatttcttaaatatttgtataaagatatatttttattcatttgcaagaaaatattttctcaatgcatacaattttaatatatttaaatagatcatcttttaaaaaatatttttatattaagaaaTTTTTTTTGATGAATACATATTGTTTATATTCAAGTTATAATAAAAAAGGAATCCATTGAATCTTATTAAGGATCGCAAATAACTCATTAATTGGAGCCATTTCAGTGTCTCACTAGAATTCACTTAGACAAATGCTAATTGATGAATGAGGACAATTATTGCAAAAATATTCCACAAATATCAAATCCTCAAATCTTATTAGGTCCCCTAAGCACATGTAGGTGTTgatagttaaattaattagaaaattCTAGATAATTCTCAAGATGCAATCTAAGAGATAAGttttagtttaaattaattttttattgttttcgaGAATACGACAAAAagaattttcttcaattttctatTTATGAATTCACTACGACAAATGTTtgtcttaatataaaattgataaTTTCATTTTATTCACTATAATATTTCTGCTACAAGAGATCTTTAGACGTAGTCAAATAGCAGGAATATTTAATCATCAAGTTAAGTTTAAGTAAATTAAGGAATATTCTTTTTGGTGAATAATAATTACACATCATGTTCATGTAAAAGCCCAAAAGGTACCCCCTCTTTGAAGTCTTTAAGGATGATTCAGAAATATAATAATCAAAAAGGAAGATtaaattaagaattttttttagtgCACCACTAATTTTTAagcaaataatattttttaaaacgcaAAAAGTTTTTACAGTGAAAAAAAATCCACATCTCATTGTTATAATTAAGAATTTTTACTTCAATGACACAATAAAATAAAAGAtcatacattaaaaaaaaataatattcaaaatacCACACTTTtagtttttagggttaaatatatttttgtccctacaaaattattaattttaagttttaattcttataaaaaaattatgttttaattcctacaaaattaattatatatgtaGTTTTAATTTCTATAGAAGGACTAAAACGTCatacaaaatcaattttataagaattaaaatatgactttattttataagaattaaaaatcaaaacttaaatatttataaggaccaaaatcATATTTAATCCTAATTTTTATTGTGAAAGTCGACTCAGAATAATTGTTCATTTTAAcaataattttgtatgaaacacTTAAAAACTCGGAATTTTTTGCGGAACATCTTTGAAGAATTTTTTTAAGAATCATGACGAAATTGATAGAAAATTTGTAGATAATActgtttttttctaaaattacttaaaatttgaataaaattttatagataaacaaaaaaatattaatgctatttttttaataagtcaaatatatataaaataaaataaaaaattacaaatgaCTAAGGGGAAATAAACGAAACTCAGTCAAACCACGAAATTAACCAGAAAGGGTATATAAATAGACCAGAAACAACAAAACTGGTTTATAAAAAAATACAGTAAAAGCGCACACACAACCAACACTATTTAGTAAACCCGCTTATGAGAGCAAAATCAAATAGCAAAAGAAAGAGTCTAGTGTGAGCAATCACTTTTCAAAGTGGTGTATGAATCAACCGCCAACCCGACCTGATTCACAAACCAATAACCTCTGGAAAAAATAGCAAGCAAACTGACTCCTTTGAGTCTAACAATCCAACATCAAATTGAATGATCCGGATATAAAACCAATCTCGCATCAATCCCGAAGAATGATGTGGATATTAAGATAGTGTCGGCGCAGATAGACAAACCTAAAATTTTAGAATCTGCATATCTCAATAGATCTAAAGTCAATCAGAGAATCAAAACCTCAAGATATCAACTCAGCACCAAAAACACAAACTTGCAAAAAGTCGGAGCAACCACCGAAGAGAATACACAACTCCAGATCTGAGGAAATCGATTCCCGATCCGCCTGGAGTGATCTTCGCCGGTACCAATCCGAAgtagaaaatacacaaaatcgACCAATTCAAACAAGAAGGGTGGAACGGGAGACAGCACAAAGGACCAACCGTCGCAAAAAAACACTAAAGAAAAGCCAGAGAAACACTATCGGACAACCCCAAGTTAAAATAGAGGTGCCGAGGAGAGACCTCATCACACCACAAAAAATTCCTCTcaacaaaaattgaaggagataaaatatttatttatctaaaaaaGTTAAATAGTATTCTTTCAACCCATtacttaatattatttaatttttttcatatttaattatttattaaatcatttaaatttgagagatttataaaataatttattttaaagtctATAAAGAAGACATTATTTTTTCAATgtaataatttgaaatttttttcaaaagtatGACATTGAAGTAAAAGATTCTAATTCTATAATTAAAGTGACACATCAATGTATTGATTACAATAATCAACGGtactaaaattgaaaaaaatgtgatttcgaTGAATATTATTGAGTGTGGTACCTACCTACCTACCTTTGAATATTTCTTTTACTACTTGAGAAAATGTATATACAGAACAGAAATGGTAATCCATAAAGAAAACAATCGATAAAAAACATTTTGTGCTTAGACAAATTCAGCACACACTGCAACATTGTACAAACCTTATCTCCTTTCTCACACACACTGCTTCTCTAATGCTTTTTGTTGCTTTATCAATCTCTGCCGAacacaaatttgtctctcaaatTAATTCTTGTCTCTTTCTTCTCCCTTGTCTGACACACCCTTCAACACTTgttttttttattccttttaaaaaaattaataaagaaactgctttttttgtttgtttgttttcaaaCAATATAATAACATAGAGGGAACATCACTGTGTGAGTGATTGTACTGATTCTTTCTTATCTACTCTTACTCACTCCAATCCAAAAATTTCTTGGCATTGCACACATCCTAGTTCTTTGACTAGTCTTCTGATTCTGCTCAGTTTAAATGCCTCCAAATTTATTGAATATTTGAATTGGTAGACACAGTGGGGGCAATCTctacatatattttaatttttatgtcccAAATTTGAGACCAATataacatttttaaaattttaaatttattaaataatcctACCTTCCAATCGACCAATCTAAGTATCGATCTATCTATCTATTTGTGGAGCTCATTTAAGGCAAAGCATACTCGGTATAGATTTGTCCCAACACAAAAATTGTTTGTTTATTCTTAGCAGGATTCATTCGAATTTAAAACTCTAAGAGAAACACATTTTTAAGACTCAAGCTTTCACCATTATGCCTACTCCATGGGTTAAAAGGCAGACATATTTATCGGTATCGAGTAATGTAAAGATGTAGAAGGATGTATGATAATTGAATTTGCATTATATGTTAATTCTAGAAGACAGTTGCTTGGAACTGGGATTCTGTTACATTTTTTGTGTTTATGATTTATTTTGTTGAAGAAAGCATGTTTAAACTTTGAATTAGTTTAGTTCCTTGATTTAGTGACAGAATctaacacaaacaactatttgtAACAAATAAACTCTCCGAGAAAGAGAATTTAAGGTCATTATGAGTGCTTAAAGAAGCTAATCAATAATTGACACTAGATTTACCCACTAAGTAGTAGAAAATAATTGGTGACAATTTTTTTTCCAGAATAGAAACAGGATAATtctgcttctttttctttttttttaactttatataATTAActtggttatgatttgtttgtcaGACATTAGTATATAATAGTGGAATTGTTATGGAAAAAAGTTGTTATGCTCTTTCCCAAAAAACAATAGAAAAAGAAAGGTGTTGTTAAGAGTGATGTCTTTTGTTGTTTCCTTTATACACCAAATAAGCCACATGAGGCTTGAAAAAACCAATAGATCATGATGGTTCTgtaaagttaaaaaataattagtaataataaaaactataattttactggataattataataatgataataatagttaaaaagaaagacaaaagaGCTTTCTTTTAAACAGAAATTGCTTTTTACACTGGCTAGGTTCACATCACTATGCAACAAGTTactaacaacaacaaaagaagttTTTAGACATGGAAATTAACCTAAGAAAAAGTGAttaaattttcttcttcttctccctaACATAATGGCCTTAAAAAACAGTTCACATGAACTGCTAAGAAAAGCTACTAAGTAGCAACCAACCACATTAATATAATAATGTAGCTTATTATTAATAATTCAATTTCAATTCTGGTTGATCCATTGTTTGTGACCAGGAACCCATTTTGGACACTTGGGACTAAAGTAACTTGACATTACCCTTGAGTTCAAGAGTTCAACAACAGATTCAGATTTCACACACCTTGGTGTCTTGTACTGGTTAATTGAAGCACCTAAACTAATGGCATAATCCATTAGCTTATCAAATGTGCCCTGTTCGACGATTTTCATCTCGAGCGGGCCAATGGATTTGTCCGAGACACGGCCCTGTCGATACACGCTGTTCAGTGACTCTTCAATTGTTAAGCAGCAGTCCTCAAAAACACAAGGTGGAATTTGTGTTGACTTGTTCAGTGTGAGTTCCCAGTATAGGACATAGTGCCCTGGAATTGATGCTGTGTCTGCAAAGCTTGTGTATTCGGACACTGCTGCCCCGAATGGTGCTAAATGTGTCACAGCATTTGCCATTGCATTCTGAAGCTCAACCTCATCGGTTTTGTCAGCATCAATGCTCAATACAACGTTTTTTCTACATACAAAGTTGAATTGTGGTGCTTTGTTCTTGAATCCTGCTACCTTGAGCACATCACCAACTCGATAACGGTATAGtcctaaaagaagaaaaaatgataattcATCTCATGTTCTGTTCCAAATCGGTTTCGTTTCATAAACATATCAAAATCATAACATAATAATGATATTAAATGTCTTACCAGCATAAGTAGTGACAACAAGTTCATATTCTTGACCGAGTTTGACATCAACGAGTTCAACGAGCTCTTTCTGTTCTTTCTCGTTGAGGGATCTCGGTGCATGAAGAGAATCAGTGACACCATTGGTTCTATTAACAGGCAAAAACTCATAGTAACACATGGTGGGAATAAGTGTATAAGACACTTCACTAGGTTTACAAAGAGGGTTAAGATTGACACCAAAGTAACATTCACTAGAAGCATACATAGTGCAAACAAGTGGTAAACCATTGCTGTAATGATCCAAAATGGGAATATACTGTGACATTGTTCCTGTCACAATAACATCCACATACTTAGTATTAGGCCACAGCCTAGTAATAATCCCCTGCCAAGAACTCTTACTACACTCAGTTTGAATAAAATCAGCAAGCTTAGGATCAGGTTTAAGGATTTTCATAACAGAATCTCTCACTGTTGTATCAGTGATCAAAGAGTTAACAGTTCCTGTTCTAATATCATTTGAAAGAAGGGTCCAATGTTTTTCAAGAAACCTAATAGCCCTTATGAAACCAGAGGCAAAAACAGCACCAACCCTTAGTACCTCTTTGTTTTGGCAAAGACCACAAAGGAGCTGAGAATACATGCTTTGATATGAATCAGGACAGAGTACAGTTTCATTTGGGCTTGTGTAGTTTGTGTAAGGGTCATAAGGTCTATCCCTGAAATAGGAACTTTTGTAGTAGCTTGTTAAAACAGGCCTAGCTACAATTCCACCAGGTGTTGTAGCCTCAGATTTTATAAACATGAGGTACATTCCTTTCCCTTTTTCTAATCCCGGAACAAACTCACTCATCACTGGCATCAATAAACTGTATAACAAACTTCTCCTTCCTAACTCCTCTTCAATTGTTGGCATaagttttctctctccaccagATGTACCAGAACTGcaaccaaaacaaaaacaacttcaTCAATATTTATTACTACAAATTAAAAGATATTTCTATTTATATGCTATGCAGACCAGACACCTCGAAAATTTCGAGGTGTCTGGGTTTATATGTTATATGTTGAAAGACGGACCTGGTGAGAAACTCAGAAATGGGTTTGGAGCAAAGGATGGGGGAGGTGTCACCATTAGCGATGCGTTCGATATCAGGCTGAATATCTTCGTATGAGATGACAGGCAAGAGTTTTTTGAAGGTGTCACGGTTTGTGTGACCGTTGAGATTGTATCGTTTGAGATACTCAACGTTTGCATTGCGGGACAGGATTTCTGAGAGGACTTGTTGTTGGACAAGGTCGGGTTTTGAGGTAACATCCTCAATGAAGTCGAGGATTTTTTTGTTCTGTTCAACAAGGTTGTAGTCTCTGGGTGCTTCAGGCatggttgttgtgttgttgtgaaatgtgtgtttttgttttcttgtgagagagaaagagaaagagagagagatgaaTAGAATAGAAATATAGAAAACTTGTTGTTGAGATGAGAAGGAAAGGGTGAAGAAAGAGTGTGTTGGGCGTGAGTTGAAAACATGAGAGATGATGTATATATAGAGGCACTGGCACATGTCAAGCTGGGTTTGTTTTGTCACTAGGGATAAGAGAGTAAATGCATGATCAAAATGGAGGGTAAAATTGGAAATAtctaacctttttattatatcaactttttgttttctctattttttataaTATCTAATCTCTAAATTTTATATTATGTCAAACCATATACAACTTCCATGCATTTATGGTCAGGCTAGCAACATGCTCCTCACCAAGTCAAGCAAC includes these proteins:
- the LOC131618836 gene encoding uncharacterized protein LOC131618836 gives rise to the protein MAILDRVAPCAGSDDAFWWKLNKEEIDAPSKSLLFGWRLIHDRLATKDHLFKKGILEIAEINCAFCSVEEECLAHLLGGCLVVKPIWLKVFDWLGSITDFSLVDFITFPFISDKVHSPAKRKIIGAIWLATCWHIWLIRNAIIFKDGNFSFLDCMSEIMHSSWNWLCSSGKLVKICNFHV
- the LOC131620429 gene encoding indole-3-acetic acid-amido synthetase GH3.6-like, coding for MPEAPRDYNLVEQNKKILDFIEDVTSKPDLVQQQVLSEILSRNANVEYLKRYNLNGHTNRDTFKKLLPVISYEDIQPDIERIANGDTSPILCSKPISEFLTSSGTSGGERKLMPTIEEELGRRSLLYSLLMPVMSEFVPGLEKGKGMYLMFIKSEATTPGGIVARPVLTSYYKSSYFRDRPYDPYTNYTSPNETVLCPDSYQSMYSQLLCGLCQNKEVLRVGAVFASGFIRAIRFLEKHWTLLSNDIRTGTVNSLITDTTVRDSVMKILKPDPKLADFIQTECSKSSWQGIITRLWPNTKYVDVIVTGTMSQYIPILDHYSNGLPLVCTMYASSECYFGVNLNPLCKPSEVSYTLIPTMCYYEFLPVNRTNGVTDSLHAPRSLNEKEQKELVELVDVKLGQEYELVVTTYAGLYRYRVGDVLKVAGFKNKAPQFNFVCRKNVVLSIDADKTDEVELQNAMANAVTHLAPFGAAVSEYTSFADTASIPGHYVLYWELTLNKSTQIPPCVFEDCCLTIEESLNSVYRQGRVSDKSIGPLEMKIVEQGTFDKLMDYAISLGASINQYKTPRCVKSESVVELLNSRVMSSYFSPKCPKWVPGHKQWINQN